Part of the Zingiber officinale cultivar Zhangliang chromosome 6A, Zo_v1.1, whole genome shotgun sequence genome, CTCAACGTGCTCATTATGTCTTTGCTCTTTCTAGACAGCGGCGCCTTATAATTTGATAGCTTTGTTACTTTTCGACAATACACCAACACCTTGATATCCTCCATTTGCTCTCAACTTTCCAACTCTTTAAATCCACATAGATACATATTGTCTCAATCATCCTTTAATCTGAGTATATTGTTGACTTCTTGTTGTGATACATGGCATACATGAATTAAACTAAAATGCTGCAGCCGATGGATGTGTTTTGAATCTTACCATCCGAGCAACAATGTCTGACTTCTTGACGATTGAGACACAAACATTATAGAATCTCCACATGACAGCACGGAAAATAGAAGAATGTGATTTATCAAATACCTTGGAGTTATCAAGATGTCGCCAAAGTTCTTCATCATTGGCTTTAAGAAGTTGAGAAAAATGCAGGAGAGTAGAATGGATTCCAACAGAGCTATTATCTAGTTGTTGACAGAAATGGTCCACAGAGCCACTCAATAGTCGAACAAAGCATTCGAAACTATCTGCTTCAACAGCTGACTGAAAAAAAATGCACAAGAAACACCCAGTCAGCTTCTTGAGCTCGCAGAAGAAATATCAACTATGCACCCATCAAAAATCAAAAAAGAAAGTAGTTTCATATGTGGTTCCAACAAATTGCAATTCACTATGTCAATTCAAGTTCTCTTAAAACCCTAACCAATAAAGGTACCAACGTCTAACATAAAGTGGCATGATTTCATTGTTTTAAAATCAATGTTCATAATCTAGACATGAAAAACTCATACAATGATATCAAGGTGACAAGGTCTTAGTTGAGCAATAGTTTTCTAATTTTTGACTGATTAGAACCAAGCATCGACAGTAAAGCTGAAAAAAAAACAGAATTAAATTATGTAGTATGTAGTGTACTAGCAGCTTTCTGAACGAagaaccaagcaagaggaaggttcACCTACAGCATCTTCGCCTTCTGGGTTCATACGAAATACATAGTATAGCAGGGCTAAGACCTCATTCATTCCTTGCACATAACCAATTGCTGGATTCATTTTAGCAAATAGAAGAAGAATATTCCTCATAGCCTCCTGTCATTGAAACATGATATCCAATCATCTAGTTGATGAATTAGTTGCTAAAATCATAGATCATAAAAATAGCTACTAGGTTCTTCCTGCTAAAGGAGGAATTGCCAGAGAAAAAGTTCAAATCTTGATGTGTTCGGTGGAGATCGCGATCAATTTGCTCAACAATCTCTGCGTCCTAGGTAGCATAAAAAGCTTAGCTTCGATTGGCAGTCAGCTTAAATTACTGACAAAACAGGATAATAACCTGGGCAAATCAAAGTACCTTGAAATATTGATTCCAGAAGCTACCATTTGCAAGGCATAATGGATGATCCCCATTTGAGATTTCACGCCGGCAAAGCAATCCACCAGTATCATTATCTTGACAATGTCTAGTTGAATTTACCAACTCATCCTCAGTGGAATGTTCGGACTGGCTAATGAAACTTatagttaataaaaaattataagctAAAGTTTTCCCACAGATAAAAGCACAAAGATGATCAGGAGAACTAGTGATAAGGTCGACATGTAAAAAGGTCAAACACTCACAGGATTTACTAAATGTTCTCTTTTCAGTTCAGAAAATCTTAATCTGTTCTTGACAAGTTCTTCTTCCCATAAATGTTTCTGAGTGGGTAAATAGCCCAACAATAACTGCTTCACCAAGATAACGAAACATACGTCAGTCTAAAAAAAAGCAAATTTACAAATTAGACAGAAActatcaacaaagacaatggatttCTTCTGTTGTAGTATTGATGGGTAACAGATTTGAATCACAGCATGGATTATGAGCATTCTAAATATGGGAAAGATGCATCTTGTTCTGCAAATCATAGAGCTGCCCTTTGTGTTACTAGATAAACTGTGATTTAAAGGATGAACTTCTAGTTGGACAAGCCTATTGCCTCATAATGGGAAAGGAAATAAGGAATTAACCCTGTCTAGATGGCTAAAGTCTCGGAGGGCAAAAAATCCCATTGAAATGTAGGTTTTCTCCTAGCTCCTCATTCAAGACAAACTTCCTTGCAGGATGTTACATGCTTCATGGGTTCTGTTTGTGATTTTTGTAGCATGGGTAGGCACTTGACCATTTTCTAAAGGTTACCCTATCATATAAGAGGTTTCACACTCTTCTCTATTTGTCAAACAGCTGGAATTTCATTCACTCCCTCCGACTTGAGCCAGAACAATGTTCAAACCCAGTGGTTTCATCATTAGCAGTCACACCAAAGTGGTGGCCACCCATGTAGACTTCTTCCTTAGCTGTGCAGATGTTGTATGGTCTCATCATCAGAACTGCATGGTCGATTTGGACTAAACGGAAGAAAGGACTGAACGTGTATCCAGGCATTCTGCCACAGATCATAATTTGTTGATTTGTTCTTAATGCAAGTGTGCGCCCCCCATGAAATAGTTTTGCACCTTCACCTTAGACATAGTTCCAAAATACCTTCAAAACATTGTTTATAAGAATGGTTATAAATCTGCTAGGTGTCTAATTGTCCAATTCAATCTTCATTTGAGGTATTCTGACTTTCATCTACAGAGATTGCTGAAATTATATCTAAAGCAGTTGGACCATATCATCGGATGTATGCACAAGAATTGCAAATCGTATATATACATGAAGACCTACATTTATGCATATATTGTAAGAAAATATTAAATTGAATAGAAATAATAGGGTAAAACCTTCCAAACAATTGAGCGGAAATCTCTATCAAGGTCACCACAGCAGGCAATTGATTGCAACACTTCCAAATTTATGACATTCTGGGAAAGCTGTCAAAAAAATATTGTTTTATGGAAATAATCAATAATGTCCCTGTATCCAAATAACAATATATCCTTAACCTGGATATACTAATATTCATGTGTTCATTCAAATCCTACGCAAGCAACAACAATAGTTTGGAAAGATTTCTGACAATGAACACTTGATATTGGAAAACTTACAAAATAAAACATATGTTTCTAAGCTATCAAAAAGCAAGCAAGATAGCAAAGAAAATGATATGTTACAGCTTTAGTATGTTAGGTTGTATGTATTTGAAGTTAGCACATAAGAAACTGTTGATTCAGGCTAACCAGATATCTAAAGCATTCTCAAATAAACTTGAAACTAAATAAGTGATGAGTGATCCTGAATACAAATATAGATACGAGTCATCATGTGTTGGTATTATTTTTGTGAATAAACATCTATGTTAAAACTATCACGAAAACCAAGTTGGAAATTTACATGGATTAATATGAAAATATGATTTTATTTCCCATCATGTTGTATGCACATCTCACTAATTTAAACGGTTTAATGAAGTGGCAAGTTTACTGCAGAAACGCAATGTTGGATGGGTAGTAAAGAAAGTTGGAACTTTCATGTAAAAATAAAATTGAGTTATTGCTACTTTCCCATGTTGTATAATAAATTCATATAAAACATGTCCAGAATCATCATGCCAAATCACCGAGAATATTGATGTACCAAAGTGGAAGAGTACCTGAAGCCATAATCCTGTAATTCGTGAGAACGAGTGGTTGATCTTTCAGATCTATGCGTTATTCCTCGAGAGCCCTTTCAATTATCTCTGGATCTTATTCTAGTAATGGGATTTAGAATATGGGAACATGATACGCAAGATCCGGAGACCATCACCCTTAAATAGATAATTCAGCAATTACCTCATATTATTTCTGTTTTAGCCCATCATTAAAATAGAAATTATACTTTTGGCCTCTATCCATAAAAGGTCCATATCCTATTAGATACATTAAAGCCCAATAACCAAAACTTTAGATGATAACTTTAATTCGAGCTTAACTTTACTGAACAACCCACAACATGTAATCTCTCACATATAAGCCCATACAATTAATTGATCCAACAATCTCTGACTTGGACTATATGTGTACCTTATGATTATGTGTTGTGAAAATAACCATACAAGCTCAAACATGTTGTATTACTGAAATGTATCTATTACCAATCCTGTCCATCAATCATGTCAATACAGGATCAAAGCAGACTTTGTTACACTCATGGTAACTCGACCCATCAATGGTCCCATGTGCCAAAACAATTGAACCACATGGACTATGATATGGATGTGTAGAAAGGAAACTTCACGCAATATGATCATAACGTGCCTATTTCCAACTGGTCCAACCTTAAATCTTATTGAGATTAAACTTTCACCATAATCAGAATGTAAATAAACTGAAACTTTATTTCTGCAGAAAGTaactataaatatatataaatgaaaCTATCTATTACATAAAAGCATTTAGAATAACAAACTCCCACTTAAGTTTGAAAATTCTCAAATGACAAAACACTCATACAAGTAGTGTGCTCATGAAACAGTTTGGGTGGAAGTCCCTTTGTTAGTAGATCTGCAACCATGGAGTTTGTACCAATATGCTCAATAGACAACTAACCATTCTGAATTCTTTCTTTAACAACTAGAAACTTAATGTCAATATGCTTTGACCTTGTTGAGACCTATTGTTATTGGAATATAAAACTGCTGACTTATTGTCACAATGTAACTTCAGTGGTCTTTCAATACCATCAACAATGCGTAGTCCTGTGACAAAATTTTGCAGCCATACCCAATGATTGGATGCCTCATAACACACTATAAACTCAACTTCCATGGTAGAAGATGCTACAAGAGACTGTTTAgcactcttccaagaaatgacaCCTCCAGCAAGGAGATAAATATAGCCCAATGTAGATTTTATACTATCTTGGCATCCAACAAAATCGAGGTCAGTATAACCAATGATCTCAAGTTGATCCAACCTCTGATACATGAGCATGTAGTCTTTTGTTCTCTGTAAATGCCATAAAACTCTCTTGGCTGCTTTCCAATGCTCTATTCCTGGTTTGCTTAAATATCTTCCCAACATCTCTGTCACGTATGCAATATCTAGTCGTGTACAGACTTGAGCATACATTAGACTCCCCACTGCTAAGACATAGGGAATCTTCTCCATTTCCTTTtgctcaaaatcatttttagggcACTGATCGAGACTAAACTTATCTCCCTTAGCTACAGGGTATCACCTGGTTTACAGTCTAGCATCCCATAATGCTTGAGAACCTTTTTGATATATCTTTTATGTAATAAAACAAGAGTACCTCGAGAGTGATCCCGATGTATCTAGATACCCAGTACCAAAGATGcatcaccaagatctttcatctCAAAATTCTTAGCTAGAAATCTCTTGGTTTCCTGCAATAGTTCTATATCGTTACTAGCAAAAAGTATATCACCAACATATAAAACCAGAAAAATATGTTTACTCCCACTGAACTTATGGTATACACAATCATCGACCATATTCATCTAAAAATCAAACGAGATGATCATGTGATGAAACTTAAAATACCATTGTTGAAACACCTGTTTAAGTCCCTAGATGATTTCTTAAGTTTGCAAACCATGTTGTCTAGATTTCCAGACACAAAACTTTCTGCATCATATAAATTGTTTCATCAATGTCACCATTGGGAAAtactgtctttacatccatctggTGTAACTCAAGGTCGAAATGTGCCACTAATGCCATTATAATTCTAAAAGAGTCTTTCGAAGAAATCGGAGAGAAAGTCTCTTTATAGTCAATGTCTTCTCTTTGAGTAAAATCTTTTGTGACAAGACGAACTTTATACCTTTCCACATTGCCTTTCGAATCCCTCttagttttaaatatccatttggaACCAATGGGCTTCACACCTTTAGACAATAGGACAAGATCCCACACGTCATTGTCGTCCATGGACTTTATTTTCTCATTCATGGCATCAGTCCACTTGAGAGAGTTAGAACTTCCCATGGCTTGACGGAAGTTGATAGGATCATCCTCCATCAATCCAATGTCTACCTCATGTTCCTAAAGAAAAATAATGTAATCGTCTTACACTACATTTCTTCTCTCTAATGGATCTCCTTAATGGCATAGGTTCTGGAGGTGCTTGAGTTTGTTCATTTTGGATATTGTCTTGAATAGGAAGATTTCCAACATTGTCTTGATGTATTGTGTCTTGGTCAGGGTCAAGAACGAGATCCTGATCAATGCCCAAAACACATGTGGGAATATTGACAAATTCCTCATCAAAGACAATATCTCTAACCGTATCTCCTCCCGCAAACTTAGCATCCTCAAAGAACCGGGCATTTCCTAACTCAAAAATCGACTTAGTTGTGGGATCATAAAATTTGTACCCCCGGATCTTTTGAAGtatccaataaaataacaactaactgtccttgagtctagtttcttTTAAGAGGATTTATAAGGTCTTGCCTTAGCTGGACATCCCCAAACTTGCAAATGCTTAGGACTGGATTTTTTTCATGTCCaaagttcataaggggttttggTAGTTGCTTTAGTGGGAATCCTGTTAAGGATATATGCTACAGTCTTTAGTGCTTCTCCCCAAAGCGATTTAAGTAAGGTAGAATCAGTGATCATACTCCTCACCATGTCCTTAAGCATTCTATTTTGTCTTTCAGCAACACCATTCATAGTGGGCGAACCTGGCATGGTGTACTGTAGGATGATACCACATTCCTCTAGGAATTTAGTAAAAGGTTCTGGACGTTGTTTACCTGAACCGTCATATCTATcatagtattcaccaccacggcAAGATCTGACGCTTTTAATTCTTTTGCCGAGTTGATCTTCAACTTCAGCTTTATAATTTTTAAACGCATCTAATGATTGTGCCTTTTTATGAATGAGATAAATgaagtcatatattgaaaaatcatttgttaacGTTATAACATACAATACTGTTGACCATTCCATGAAGCCGAAGGGAATGACCCACAAATATCAGCATGTATAAGTTTTAAGATGTCCGAAGTCCTGTTAGCTTCAAATCTCCTCttattagtttgttttccttataTGCAATTAACACAAATATTAAAATCTATGAAATCTAAAGGATTGAGAATTTCGGTTGACACAAGTCTCTGCATTCTCCTTTCGGAGATATGTCCCAATCTCTTGTGTCATAATGCAGCTGAATTCTCGTTCATTAATTTTCTTTTAGTGTCTTTACTAGTTTGCAGGGATTCATTAAATGAGGTAATAGTATCTAATGAAAAAAGATTATCATTATTTAATAAAGAACCAGAACCAACTAAATTTGAATCATGAAACAAACTAAATATCCCATTTCCAAAAGAACAAGTAAGACCGAATTTGTCCAAAGTAGAAATAGAAATCAAATTCCGTCGAAATGACGGGACAATAAATGTTTCAAATAGATCCAAATAAATTCCAGTTTTTAACAATAATCTAAATTTCCCAATTGCCTCAACTTGAACTTTGTTGTCATCACCAACATAAATAAATCTTTCAGCATTATTTGATTTTCGGCAATTCAGACAACAACCCTGCACAGACACACTGATGTGAGTTGTTGCACCAAAATCTATCCACAATATATGTCTAGGCACtgaaattaaattaacctaagAACAAACCATATTGAGAAGCATACCTTTCTTAGCACGCCAAGCGTGATAATTACTGCATTGCTTCTTCATATGCTCGTCACCACCACAAAAGAAACAACAAGAGCTTTGAGGATCAATTAGACCCTTTTGTGGATCACTTGGACCCTTTAGCTGTTTCTTCGGAGACGGTGTATATGCAGCTTCCTTAGCCTTCCTTTTTTGTATTGGTCCCTTTTGTTTTGAAGTAAGGCAAAATGAGCACTTTCTATTTTATCTTGCTTTGTCCTTTCCTCTTCCTGAACGCAGTGTGATATGAGCTTATTCAGAGACTAGATCTCTTTTTGACAATTGTAGCTCACTTTAAACTGATTAAATTGTGGTGGATGAGATATCAAAACCAGATGCACTAGCAAGTCCTCAGAGAGGTCAAGCTTGAGTGCTTTCAATCTAGAAGCAAGATGAGATATTTCCATAATGTACTCTCGTATGTTGTCTTTACCCGTATATCTCATTGAAACTAGATTCGCCAGGAGTGAACCAATAACAGACTTTTCACCCTTGGCAAACctcatttcaatattttgaagGAACTCTTTTCCTGTAGTAATGTTCGTAGACATTGTGCCCCTGAAAGTTTCTGAAATGGCTTTCTTCATGATCATGAGACACAAGCGATTTGACCTCTCCCATTTTTCAAACTCCCTCTTTTCATCAAAGGTACTCTTATCAGTAATGGCAGGAGGACAGTTAACCTTGATCGCAAGGTCCAAGTCCATGACTCCAAACTATAAGTGGGTTTTCTTTCCATGATTTAAAGTTTGATCCATTTAACATTGGAATTGAATTGATGTTGGAACTGATATTAGCAAGAATTATATCTAAACAAAGAACAAATAGCCAAAACGATATACATGTTcaataattatccataaaatttaataattaataaattcaaataatgtAAATCCCATAATAGAATACCGGAAGCTCCATTAATAATCTATCCTTGGATAGAAATTATTAACTTGCAAGTGATATCCTGGTGTAGCAACTAAACACTGATAGTAAATAACATGTCAAATAATAACCTTCCTTTGGGCCGATGAATTATTCACATGTAAATAACTGAATAACCATCACATGCTTATCACCACAAGTGTACATCTAATCCTATTAAATATTCATCTTCCTTTGGGCTGACTAGTATTCATATAAATTACATACATATGacctattatatttttaaaataaattaacatcTACAAAAGAGGTCACTTTGGTGACATTTTGTTTCAactaattcattttaaaaatatatataaagtaactgttaggacccttggcggtcggctagagggggggtgaatagcccctgcacaaaaacaaaacaaaaagaaccTTTCTCGGACTTGTAACTTAATTAAAGCACTTGCATAAGactaataaagaaactaaaaggaaagaggcactgagaatttacttggttacaaccagggaggttgttaatccaaggcaaatgaaaaaacgcactaaaaatctcctctgggcggagaagcctcttacaacattcacaGCTCACAAAACAAAGATAAACTTAgacaaactcaagcacaagtgttgttactctGTAATTCTTGTTGTTGTTAGCTTCTAGGAGCAGGATTACTTATATAGTCCTatttggggcgcctggaagggttccaggcgcatgaaatgggataaaattttatccctgacACAACGTTCAAACGCCACGTCAAATTAGCTAAGAATTGGGTTTTGGGCGCCTCGGAATGGTCCGAGTGCCCTGGGTCCAAAAATCAGCTTTTGCTAATTTTTGGTCCCGGTCTCctactccggttccgctcgcatcggtccgggtcttccgctctggctccgctcacttaggtgatttcggccatctgaaatagggatcacccgaacccaacttccgaccttctcgagcaaacttccgctctggcttctcatccctcggaatcgctgcttgcttccttctcgtccgccagcgtactctttcaCAGCTTTTCATCCCTTGGTcaactgcgtcttttgctcctcgagcaatcttccgctctgacttctcgtcccttggaaacaccgcacgcttccttctcatccgccggtgtactcttccgcagtatctcgtccctcagacgcacagaACCTGCCGACTCTCTcctatgccgtccttctcgctagctgtgtctttcgttcAGCTTcctgctcctaagttcctgcacacttagacatagggttaaacacaacaggacctaacttaacttgtttgatcacatcaaaactaccttgggatatCAACAATAACCATGTCATTATTTAAAGAAATTGgaaattcaaattttagattGTACCAAAATTATGCGATGGGCTAGGAAGTTGAACAGACAAAACCTTTGAATTTCTAAAGTCAAAACCATGAAACTGATTGGAATTCGAAACAACAAAACCTTTGGAATTCTAAAGCCATGatgtgaaaattaaaattatggtaagaaatcataaattaaatatagcATACAAGACTGAATGTCACCAATGGGCAATATTTCCCTCCAACCACTAACGCCGGGCAGTAGCCGAACGGCAGCCAATTTGCCCGATTTCCAGCGGCTCCAAATCCCAAAGCCATAATTGATCTAGAAAATCCGATATCGAATAATATGTACCGATTTTTTGTGATTTAACATGAATAcaagctctgatactaattgttgtaTAATAAATTCATATAAAACATGTCGAGAATCATCATGCCAAATCACCGAGAATATTGATGTACCAAAGTGGAAGCATACCTAAAGCCACAATCCTGTAATACGTGAGAACGAGTGGTTGATCTTCCAGATTTATACTTTCTTCCTCGAGAGCCCCTTCAGTTCTCTCTGTATCTTATTCTAGTAATGAGATTTAGAATATGGGACATGATACGCAAGATCCGGAGACCATCACCCTTAAATAGATAATTCAGCAATTACCTCCTATTATTTCTGTTTTAGCCTATCATTGTCCCCGGGGCCATGGTGCCgaggtaggacatccaggttgtctctcaggcacccgcggttcgaaccccagctacggcgtatttgtaggaatttttcctccaaatggagggcgtaatcaaaggatgctcGGCTTCTGGGCTGGCTgccgcgtgcgcttcccgatttaccctaatGGCCGATGGGAAACTTTCGTGGGACCGGGTCAGTCACCCTCAGAGATAGttaatgaggctaactgggattatcattttttttttttgttttagcctatcattaaaaaagaaattatacTTTTGGCCTCTACCCATAAAAGGCCAATATCCTATTAGATACATTAAAGCCCAATAACCAAAACTTTAGATGATCACTTTAATTCAAGCTTAACTTTACATAACAGCCCACAACATGTAATCTCTCACATATAAGCCCATACAATTAATTGATCCAACATCCCATACTTGTTCTGACAGCCATATAGGATCAGGATGAAAGCTTTCAGCAATCATTCGCTTCCCACTTATCAATCTTCTTTTTGTGTGAAAAAAAAGACTGTGGATAACAACCACTCACGCCAATTCCTTGATGAGGTAGAACATGATAAACAAGAGGCTCCGAAAAAGTATAGAACCTAAAGCTTGCCCATCAGAAGTTACCCGAGACTGAGAAACTAACGACCAGCAGCTGGTAGTCCGACCCAACCACCCCTACCCTATCAATCTACTTTGTTAGGCACTGTAATTTAGCTTTGCACGAGACCTCAGTAGCATAATACTTAAGTTCCACTTCTCATTAGCGAAATCATCATCAAACCTACATTACACTAGGGCGTTACTTATTAAGCAGGTAATTCCTATTTCAGATGGAACAAACGATCACTTTTTCGAGTGGTTGGCTTCCCCTTGGATTATTATCCCTTTACCATCAAGAAATTAAAAcccaaattctaaaaaaaataaaaataactaaacaaACGCATCAAATTTCCCTGCAAATCACATTGACGTTCTTGCTGAGATTAGGAGGGCAAACAAAAAATCCTTCCTAAACACCAAACTAATAACTAGGACCGAAAGCAGGAAGGAAGCTACCTGGAATTCCAACTCGGATCGTTTCTCCAAAGAAACCTCCTTGCCCTCGATCCTGAAGAGTGTTCTCAACCTAGACGATCCCTCGGAAAAAAACCCGTTCTCCTCACCATCGTCTGGCCATCTTTCCCCATCAGATCTACCTATTCCTAAGCAAAAATGGAAAGTGAGGAGCTCCTCATCCTCTATTTCACCTCCATCGCCGTCGGCATCCTTCTTCTTCTGCATGGTTGTTTTGGATCGATCGGGAAGGCGAGGCATGAAGCTATCGGGGATCTTGAGCTTGCCCTTGAGCGACATGATCGGTTGAGAAGCAGAACCccaggagaagaggagaagggaagacGATGTGAGGTTTTTGGCTCCGCCATGGAGGTGACGGAGAAGGGAGGTAATAAAGAGCGACGATGAGGGAGGAGACGAGTAGGTTCGACCGTTAAGTGTAAGAGCAAATTTATAGAatggaaaaatataaaaataaaaataaaaataaaaaataaaaaaat contains:
- the LOC121997368 gene encoding TBC1 domain family member 13-like isoform X2 is translated as MSLKGKLKIPDSFMPRLPDRSKTTMQKKKDADGDGGEIEDEELLTFHFCLGIGRSDGERWPDDGEENGFFSEGSSRLRTLFRIEGKEVSLEKRSELEFQLSQNVINLEVLQSIACCGDLDRDFRSIVWKLLLGYLPTQKHLWEEELVKNRLRFSELKREHLVNPSEHSTEDELVNSTRHCQDNDTGGLLCRREISNGDHPLCLANGSFWNQYFKDAEIVEQIDRDLHRTHQDLNFFSGNSSFSRKNLEAMRNILLLFAKMNPAIGYVQGMNEVLALLYYVFRMNPEGEDASAVEADSFECFVRLLSGSVDHFCQQLDNSSVGIHSTLLHFSQLLKANDEELWRHLDNSKMNPQFYAFRWITLLLTQEFELSSIMRIWDCLLSHPSGVQDMLLRVCCAMLLCVRGDLLSGDFISNLKLLQHYPKVDLENLLDVAHHLIPITSPRPFGIMP
- the LOC121997368 gene encoding TBC1 domain family member 13-like isoform X1, translated to MSLKGKLKIPDSFMPRLPDRSKTTMQKKKDADGDGGEIEDEELLTFHFCLGIGRSDGERWPDDGEENGFFSEGSSRLRTLFRIEGKEVSLEKRSELEFQLSQNVINLEVLQSIACCGDLDRDFRSIVWKQLLLGYLPTQKHLWEEELVKNRLRFSELKREHLVNPSEHSTEDELVNSTRHCQDNDTGGLLCRREISNGDHPLCLANGSFWNQYFKDAEIVEQIDRDLHRTHQDLNFFSGNSSFSRKNLEAMRNILLLFAKMNPAIGYVQGMNEVLALLYYVFRMNPEGEDASAVEADSFECFVRLLSGSVDHFCQQLDNSSVGIHSTLLHFSQLLKANDEELWRHLDNSKMNPQFYAFRWITLLLTQEFELSSIMRIWDCLLSHPSGVQDMLLRVCCAMLLCVRGDLLSGDFISNLKLLQHYPKVDLENLLDVAHHLIPITSPRPFGIMP